A section of the Anabaena cylindrica PCC 7122 genome encodes:
- the petC gene encoding cytochrome b6-f complex iron-sulfur subunit: MTKSLPIESPSMSRRQLLNFLTGAVVATTASSLLYPAAKFFVAPTEASEDGSIFAKDIHGNLIPAKQILTEPAGTRALVGGLATEPTYLTMQSDGTLHPWGIVDNCTHLGCTFPWNANDNQFQCPCHGSRYDADGKVVRGPAPLPLKLVGVKVEEEYIRISPWTEIDPRTGEKPWWV, encoded by the coding sequence ATGACCAAAAGTCTTCCTATAGAAAGTCCCTCAATGTCGAGGCGACAACTTCTAAACTTTCTGACAGGTGCAGTTGTTGCCACTACAGCCAGCAGCTTACTATATCCTGCGGCTAAATTCTTTGTTGCCCCTACAGAAGCAAGTGAAGATGGTTCTATTTTCGCTAAAGATATTCATGGAAATCTCATTCCTGCGAAACAGATTTTGACTGAACCGGCTGGAACTCGTGCTTTAGTTGGAGGTTTAGCAACAGAACCTACCTATCTAACAATGCAGTCTGATGGCACTCTGCATCCTTGGGGAATTGTCGATAACTGTACGCATTTGGGTTGTACCTTTCCTTGGAATGCCAATGACAATCAATTTCAGTGTCCCTGTCATGGTTCTCGCTATGATGCTGATGGGAAAGTAGTACGGGGACCTGCACCTCTTCCTCTCAAGCTTGTTGGTGTGAAGGTGGAAGAAGAGTATATCCGCATTTCACCTTGGACAGAAATTGACCCCCGGACTGGTGAAAAACCCTGGTGGGTATAG
- a CDS encoding rhodanese-like domain-containing protein: MKIRRFLTVIISSLCIFIYAFFGVSYDASALAATQKIAVVSTANTDLKTTVDSYLKSIPGDYYTVGKVTQLKQILKQDDIVLVDVREPSEYALGHIGDAINIPLRTLVQNLDKIPKKKPVVVYCSSGYRSAMAVMSLHLLGYDNVRGFPPSMNGWNAAKEIDQ; this comes from the coding sequence ATGAAAATTCGACGTTTTTTAACTGTAATTATATCGAGTTTGTGCATATTTATTTATGCCTTTTTTGGTGTTAGCTACGACGCATCAGCCTTAGCAGCAACACAGAAAATTGCTGTAGTTTCCACTGCTAATACTGACCTGAAAACAACAGTAGATAGTTATCTCAAATCCATTCCTGGAGACTATTACACCGTAGGGAAAGTGACACAGTTGAAACAGATACTAAAACAAGATGATATTGTTTTGGTGGATGTCAGAGAACCTTCTGAGTATGCATTGGGTCATATTGGTGATGCTATTAATATTCCCCTGCGGACATTGGTACAAAACCTGGACAAAATTCCGAAAAAAAAGCCTGTAGTAGTTTACTGTTCTTCTGGTTATCGTTCTGCAATGGCAGTTATGTCATTACATCTTTTAGGTTATGACAATGTGCGAGGTTTTCCACCCAGTATGAATGGTTGGAATGCAGCAAAAGAAATTGACCAATAA